A region from the Sulfurivermis fontis genome encodes:
- a CDS encoding Crp/Fnr family transcriptional regulator has product MNIDWDSLGRGQPALAAIPTTLREAAQLRRFAAGETLHRRGDRPTAMLWVLDGELRLVRTAIDGSVLILQRVRSGFIAEASMEAGAYHCDVMAAAAGHLLRFPLPVFRAVLEQDAAFRQAWMRRLAQEVRKLRAQNERLGLHSAAERILHYLETEGRDGALILPQSRKAWAAELGLSHEVLYRTLRRLREDGVIQIDGNRIARVS; this is encoded by the coding sequence GTGAACATCGATTGGGACAGCCTTGGGCGCGGGCAGCCGGCCTTGGCGGCCATCCCCACCACCCTGCGGGAGGCGGCGCAGCTGCGCCGCTTTGCCGCCGGGGAAACCCTGCACCGGCGCGGTGATCGTCCCACGGCCATGCTCTGGGTGCTGGACGGCGAGTTGCGTCTGGTGCGCACGGCCATTGACGGCAGCGTACTCATCTTGCAGCGGGTGCGTTCCGGTTTCATCGCCGAGGCGAGCATGGAGGCGGGGGCCTATCATTGCGACGTGATGGCCGCCGCCGCCGGGCACCTGCTGCGCTTTCCGTTGCCGGTGTTTCGTGCCGTGCTGGAACAGGACGCCGCCTTCCGCCAGGCGTGGATGCGGCGCCTGGCGCAGGAAGTGCGCAAGCTGCGTGCGCAAAACGAGCGGCTCGGTCTGCACAGCGCCGCGGAGCGCATCCTGCATTACCTGGAAACCGAGGGCCGCGACGGCGCGCTGATACTGCCGCAATCGCGCAAGGCCTGGGCGGCGGAGCTGGGGCTGTCCCATGAGGTGCTGTATCGCACCCTGCGTCGCCTGCGCGAGGACGGCGTGATACAGATCGACGGTAACCGCATCGCACGGGTGTCATAA
- the dtd gene encoding D-aminoacyl-tRNA deacylase, which yields MIGLLQRVSEARVSVAGETVGTIGRGLLVLVGVERGDGEAQAERLLERILTYRVFPDAEGRMNLSLRDIGGGLLLVPQFTLAADTGKGTRPSFTPAAEPQQGLHLFDHLLQRAWEAHPDVQSGRFGADMQVSLTNDGPVTFWLQVSPH from the coding sequence ATGATTGGATTGCTGCAACGGGTAAGCGAAGCACGGGTGAGCGTTGCCGGTGAAACCGTGGGAACCATCGGCCGCGGCCTGCTGGTGCTGGTGGGGGTCGAGCGGGGCGACGGTGAGGCGCAGGCCGAGCGCCTGCTGGAGCGAATACTCACTTACCGTGTGTTTCCAGACGCGGAGGGAAGGATGAATCTGAGTCTGCGCGATATCGGCGGCGGCCTGCTGCTGGTGCCGCAGTTCACCCTGGCGGCGGACACCGGCAAGGGCACCCGCCCCAGTTTCACCCCCGCCGCCGAGCCGCAGCAGGGGCTGCACCTGTTCGACCATCTGCTGCAGCGCGCCTGGGAGGCCCATCCCGATGTGCAGAGCGGCCGTTTCGGCGCCGACATGCAGGTCAGCCTCACCAATGACGGGCCGGTGACCTTCTGGCTGCAGGTGAGTCCCCACTGA
- a CDS encoding ABC transporter ATP-binding protein — MSLVQAAGLEKSYRVGEVTVPAIRGADFTIEPASFVSFVGPSGSGKSTLLNMIGCLDRPTGGSLKVLDTDVGALDRRQAAAFRGAHIGFVFQDFNLVPVLSVYENVEYPLVMVQNWPAAQRRARVLELLEAVGMSDQADKRPDQLSGGQKQRVAVARALVTRAKLVLADEPTANLDHATAYRVIELMKKMRDESGTTFLFSTHDPKIMEAAEVIYALEDGRIVPGGAHHG, encoded by the coding sequence ATGAGTCTGGTCCAAGCCGCCGGCCTGGAAAAAAGCTACCGCGTCGGCGAGGTCACCGTGCCCGCCATCCGCGGCGCCGACTTCACCATCGAGCCGGCCTCCTTCGTCTCCTTCGTCGGCCCCTCGGGCAGCGGCAAGAGCACCCTGCTCAACATGATCGGCTGCCTCGACCGCCCCACGGGCGGCTCGCTCAAGGTACTGGATACCGACGTCGGCGCACTGGACCGCAGGCAGGCCGCCGCCTTCCGCGGCGCGCACATCGGCTTCGTGTTTCAGGACTTCAACCTGGTGCCGGTGCTCTCCGTATATGAAAACGTCGAATATCCGCTGGTGATGGTGCAGAACTGGCCGGCCGCGCAGCGCCGTGCGCGGGTACTGGAATTGCTGGAGGCGGTGGGTATGAGCGACCAGGCGGACAAGCGCCCCGACCAGCTCTCCGGCGGCCAGAAGCAGCGCGTCGCCGTGGCGCGCGCCCTGGTGACCCGCGCCAAGCTGGTGCTGGCCGACGAGCCCACCGCCAACCTCGACCACGCCACCGCCTACCGCGTCATCGAGCTGATGAAGAAGATGCGCGACGAATCCGGCACCACCTTCCTGTTCTCCACCCACGACCCCAAGATCATGGAGGCCGCCGAGGTGATCTACGCGCTGGAAGACGGCCGCATCGTGCCGGGAGGGGCACATCATGGTTAA
- the typA gene encoding translational GTPase TypA: MIEKLRNIAIIAHVDHGKTTLVDKLLQQSGTLDARANLGERVMDSNDLEKERGITILAKNTAIDWNGYHINIVDTPGHADFGGEVERVLSMVDSVLLLVDAMDGPMPQTRFVTQKAFARGLKPIVVINKVDRPGARPDWVLDQTFDLFDRLGATDEQLDFPVVYASGLNGYAGLDADVRGGDMTPLFEAIVKHVTPPQVDVDGPFQMQVSQLDYNSYVGVIGIGRIQRGTVKPNTQVTLIDREGNKRNGRMLQILGFHGLERIEVPQAQAGDIIAFTGLEELNISDTLCDPKAVEALPPLTVDEPTVSMTFQVNNSPFAGKEGKFVTSRQIRDRLQRELVHNVALRVADTNDPDKFRVSGRGELHLGILIENMRREGYELGVSRPEVIVREVDGVKQEPYEQLTVDVEEIHQGAVMQKLGERGGELKNMMPDGKGRVRLDYIIPSRGLIGFRTEFLTATQGSGLLYSVFDHYGPVKKGDYGQRVNGVLIANGAGKALAYALFSLQERGRLFIGHGEEVYEGMIIGIHSRDNDLVVNPLKGKQLTNIRAAGSDENILLTPPIRMSLEQALEFIDDDELVEVTPKSIRLRKKLLGENERKRAGRASAEG; the protein is encoded by the coding sequence GTGATTGAAAAGCTTCGCAACATCGCCATCATCGCCCACGTCGACCATGGCAAGACCACCCTCGTCGACAAGCTGCTGCAGCAGTCCGGCACCCTGGACGCGCGCGCCAACCTGGGCGAACGCGTGATGGATTCCAACGACCTGGAAAAGGAACGCGGCATCACCATCCTGGCCAAGAACACCGCCATCGACTGGAACGGCTACCACATCAACATCGTCGACACCCCGGGCCACGCCGACTTCGGCGGCGAGGTGGAGCGCGTGCTGTCCATGGTCGACTCGGTACTGCTGCTGGTGGATGCGATGGACGGCCCCATGCCGCAGACCCGCTTCGTCACCCAGAAGGCCTTCGCCCGCGGTCTCAAGCCCATCGTGGTCATCAACAAGGTCGATCGCCCCGGCGCCCGCCCCGACTGGGTGCTGGACCAGACCTTCGATCTGTTCGACCGCCTCGGCGCCACCGACGAGCAGCTCGACTTCCCGGTGGTCTATGCCTCCGGCCTGAACGGCTACGCCGGCCTGGATGCCGATGTGCGCGGCGGCGACATGACCCCGCTGTTCGAGGCCATCGTCAAGCATGTCACGCCACCGCAGGTGGATGTGGACGGCCCGTTCCAGATGCAGGTGTCCCAGCTCGACTATAACAGCTATGTCGGCGTCATCGGCATCGGCCGCATCCAGCGCGGCACCGTCAAACCCAATACCCAGGTGACGCTGATCGACCGCGAGGGCAACAAGCGCAATGGCCGCATGCTGCAGATCCTCGGCTTCCATGGCCTGGAGCGCATCGAGGTGCCGCAGGCCCAGGCCGGCGACATCATCGCCTTCACCGGCCTCGAGGAGCTGAACATCTCCGACACCCTGTGTGACCCCAAGGCGGTGGAGGCACTGCCGCCGCTGACCGTGGACGAGCCGACGGTGAGCATGACCTTCCAGGTGAACAACTCGCCCTTTGCCGGCAAGGAAGGCAAGTTCGTCACCAGCCGCCAGATCCGCGACCGCCTGCAGCGCGAGCTGGTGCACAACGTGGCGCTGCGCGTGGCCGATACCAACGACCCGGACAAGTTCCGCGTCTCCGGCCGCGGCGAACTGCACCTCGGCATCCTGATCGAAAACATGCGTCGCGAAGGCTACGAGCTGGGCGTGTCGCGTCCCGAAGTCATCGTGCGCGAGGTGGACGGCGTGAAGCAGGAACCGTATGAGCAGCTCACCGTGGACGTGGAAGAAATCCACCAGGGTGCGGTTATGCAGAAGCTGGGCGAGCGCGGCGGCGAACTGAAGAACATGATGCCCGACGGCAAGGGCCGCGTGCGTCTCGATTACATCATCCCGAGCCGCGGCCTGATCGGCTTCCGTACCGAGTTCCTCACCGCCACCCAGGGCTCGGGTCTGCTCTACAGCGTGTTCGATCATTACGGCCCGGTGAAGAAGGGTGACTACGGCCAGCGGGTCAACGGCGTGCTCATCGCCAACGGCGCCGGCAAGGCCCTGGCCTATGCCCTGTTCAGCCTGCAGGAGCGCGGCCGTCTGTTCATCGGCCATGGCGAGGAGGTGTACGAGGGCATGATCATCGGCATCCACTCGCGCGACAACGACCTGGTGGTGAATCCGCTCAAGGGCAAGCAGCTCACCAACATCCGTGCCGCCGGTTCCGACGAGAACATCCTGCTCACCCCGCCGATCCGCATGTCGCTGGAGCAGGCGCTGGAGTTCATCGACGACGACGAACTGGTGGAGGTGACGCCGAAGTCCATCCGCCTGCGCAAGAAGCTGCTGGGCGAGAACGAGCGCAAGCGCGCCGGCCGCGCCAGCGCCGAAGGCTGA
- a CDS encoding ABC transporter permease, with translation MVNVLKLATRNLLRYHRRTALTASLITLGIVAVLMFVALSGSFKALMIGQITDSMLGHLQIHRKGYVASIDNLPLNLLMKPGAVAKVEAQLQQMPQLAAWSPRIKFSAMFSNFTETTGIRLNGVDPQREAATCPLLPGRLIDGSANGGLVEQGKLLIPDIIAKGMKVKVGDTVVLVATNQDGSVNGQTFVVQGVLESATGPGGRDAYLHIDDARRLLRLEDASLSEFAVRLHDPAQLPQVMAELDATLGQMKNQQGQPALEVHDWKKLTPFTAIANMIDLLTLFIKVMLVAIVLISILNVMIMAVYERMREIGTLAAIGTPPRRILGLFVAEGLLLGVTGTVIGTFISLAAVALLRVYPVSFAFGRQDSLQLVPSLAAGDVLFIGVLVTFIAVLASLQPAWKAARMDPITALRSV, from the coding sequence ATGGTTAACGTGCTGAAACTCGCCACCCGCAACCTGCTGCGCTATCACCGCCGCACCGCCCTCACCGCCAGCCTGATCACCCTGGGCATCGTCGCGGTGCTGATGTTCGTCGCCCTGTCCGGCTCGTTCAAGGCGCTGATGATCGGCCAGATCACCGACTCGATGCTCGGCCACCTGCAGATCCACCGCAAGGGCTATGTAGCCTCCATCGACAACCTGCCGCTCAACCTGCTGATGAAGCCCGGCGCGGTCGCCAAGGTCGAGGCACAACTGCAACAGATGCCGCAGCTCGCTGCCTGGTCGCCGCGCATCAAGTTCAGCGCCATGTTCAGCAACTTCACCGAAACCACCGGCATCCGCCTCAACGGTGTCGACCCACAACGCGAGGCCGCCACCTGCCCGCTGCTGCCGGGCCGCCTCATCGATGGCAGCGCCAATGGCGGCCTGGTGGAACAGGGCAAGCTGCTCATCCCCGACATCATCGCCAAGGGCATGAAGGTGAAGGTGGGCGATACCGTGGTGCTGGTCGCCACCAACCAGGACGGTTCGGTCAACGGCCAGACCTTCGTGGTGCAGGGCGTGCTGGAAAGCGCCACCGGACCCGGCGGGCGCGATGCCTACCTGCACATCGACGACGCGCGCCGCCTGCTGCGGCTGGAAGACGCCTCGCTGAGTGAGTTCGCGGTGCGCCTGCACGACCCGGCGCAACTGCCGCAGGTGATGGCCGAACTGGACGCCACCCTGGGCCAAATGAAAAACCAGCAGGGCCAGCCGGCGCTGGAAGTCCACGACTGGAAGAAGCTGACGCCGTTCACCGCCATCGCCAACATGATCGACCTGCTCACCCTGTTCATCAAGGTGATGCTGGTGGCCATCGTGCTGATCAGCATCCTCAACGTGATGATCATGGCGGTGTACGAACGCATGCGCGAGATCGGCACCCTCGCCGCCATCGGCACGCCGCCGCGGCGCATCCTCGGCCTGTTCGTGGCCGAGGGGCTGCTGCTCGGCGTCACCGGCACCGTGATCGGCACATTCATCAGCCTCGCCGCGGTCGCCCTGCTGCGCGTGTATCCGGTGTCCTTCGCCTTCGGCCGTCAGGACAGCCTGCAACTGGTGCCCAGCCTCGCCGCCGGCGACGTGCTGTTCATCGGTGTGCTGGTCACATTCATCGCCGTGCTCGCCAGCCTGCAACCGGCCTGGAAGGCCGCGCGCATGGACCCGATCACCGCTTTGCGTTCCGTATAA
- a CDS encoding DUF4395 domain-containing protein produces MGKIFAFGEAVAGYDLPVLNEREVRAAAGILFFGALVSFMNAWLAGNFQPIRVFVVAFLIDFTLRVLVNPRYAPSMVLGRLAVAHQAPEWVGAPQKRFAWSIGLVLATVMLYLVIVERVVGPLNLAICSLCLLLLFCETAFGVCLACIVYNAFHRQRARHCPGGVCDTQPRLRIGTAPLVVLAAFAAVITLVAYSLPADRPTAASADPRCVVPDWAKAIGHEEMWKLHNNCQ; encoded by the coding sequence ATGGGCAAGATTTTCGCTTTCGGCGAAGCCGTCGCCGGCTATGACCTGCCGGTGCTCAACGAGCGCGAGGTGCGCGCCGCCGCCGGCATCCTGTTCTTCGGCGCGCTGGTGTCGTTCATGAACGCCTGGCTGGCCGGCAACTTCCAGCCCATCCGCGTGTTCGTGGTCGCCTTTCTCATCGATTTCACCCTGCGCGTGCTGGTCAATCCGCGCTACGCACCGAGCATGGTGCTGGGACGGCTGGCGGTGGCGCACCAGGCGCCGGAGTGGGTGGGCGCGCCGCAGAAGCGCTTCGCCTGGAGCATCGGCCTGGTCCTGGCGACGGTGATGCTGTATCTGGTCATCGTCGAGCGGGTGGTCGGCCCGCTCAATCTGGCCATCTGTTCGCTGTGCCTGCTGCTGCTGTTCTGCGAGACCGCCTTCGGCGTCTGCCTCGCCTGCATCGTCTACAACGCCTTCCATCGCCAGCGGGCCCGCCACTGCCCCGGCGGCGTCTGCGACACGCAACCGCGCCTGCGCATCGGCACCGCGCCCCTCGTCGTGCTCGCCGCCTTCGCCGCCGTCATCACCCTGGTCGCCTACAGCCTGCCGGCCGATCGGCCGACCGCGGCCAGCGCCGATCCGCGTTGCGTCGTGCCGGACTGGGCCAAGGCCATCGGCCACGAAGAGATGTGGAAACTGCACAACAACTGCCAGTAA
- a CDS encoding heavy metal translocating P-type ATPase, whose product MASAHSHSGCFHCGLPLPPKDDYSAEIAGEKRQFCCIGCREVCRAIYDAGLEGFYQRTPEGTLLAPPPELPKDLALYDLDEVQEEFIVKHGEEREINLLVEGIHCAACVWLIERTLAAVPGIASAQVNLAGRRLLVRWDNSRLKLSDIIRRLGEIGYAAVPFDPEVAEGALKKQNRAFLFRMAFAGFAMMNLMWISIALYAGADEGEFRSLFHWIGFVLATPTLLYSGWPFFKGAWTGLRRRHLTMDLPIVVGATTTYLYSLYITVTQSAVGEVYWDTVVNFMFIILIGRHLESVSKRRAIAATQRLLDLQPRGATVLRDGEEQLLPIRAVKPDDVVLVKAGDRIPVDGVVLEGHSAVDEAMLSGESRPVDKGPGDKVSAGTINIHSALTLKVSATLKNTALGRIIRLVEEAQASKAPIQCTADRIVPWFVAVTLLLGTLTFAYWSFFDVEVALLAACSVLIITCPCAFGMATPMSIAVASGLAARHGILIKNGAVLETLSHITHFVFDKTGSLTEGRMAVQELHPAVGIDTDTLLLKAAAVERYSEHHIARAIVEEARQRGINPAVPTLIDFASSAGLGVVGQVDGTTVLLGNETWLAQHGITLPDAMLSDIGALERRGITCIHAALDGQYAGFIAIADRLRPDARALVDSLRSQGIRMTLLSGDRRRVAEAVAEQLGGMEVLAEVLPEDKDRVIADLQRQGEQVAMIGDGVNDAPALIRANVGIAIGSGTEVSAESADIVLISNELEKVNLATRLSRRTLRTIRQNIGISLTYNVIMVPLAMAAFVTPLVAAISMPISSLLVIGNAARIRTLFAHRRELGD is encoded by the coding sequence ATGGCCAGTGCACATTCCCACAGCGGCTGTTTCCACTGCGGCCTGCCCCTCCCACCCAAGGATGACTACTCCGCAGAGATCGCCGGAGAGAAACGCCAATTCTGCTGCATCGGCTGCCGCGAAGTGTGTCGTGCCATCTACGACGCCGGCCTGGAGGGCTTCTACCAACGCACGCCGGAAGGCACCCTGCTGGCCCCCCCGCCGGAACTCCCCAAGGATCTCGCGCTGTATGACCTGGACGAGGTGCAGGAAGAATTCATTGTCAAACACGGCGAGGAGCGGGAAATCAATCTGCTGGTGGAGGGTATCCACTGTGCCGCCTGCGTCTGGCTCATCGAGCGTACCCTGGCCGCTGTCCCTGGCATCGCCTCGGCCCAGGTCAACCTGGCCGGCCGCCGCCTCTTGGTGCGCTGGGACAACAGCCGCCTCAAGCTATCCGACATCATTCGCCGTCTGGGTGAAATCGGCTATGCCGCCGTCCCCTTCGACCCGGAGGTGGCAGAGGGGGCGTTGAAGAAGCAGAACCGCGCCTTCCTGTTCCGCATGGCCTTTGCCGGCTTCGCCATGATGAACCTGATGTGGATATCCATCGCGCTGTATGCCGGTGCCGATGAAGGCGAATTCCGCAGCCTGTTCCACTGGATCGGTTTCGTACTGGCCACCCCCACCCTGCTCTATTCCGGCTGGCCGTTCTTCAAGGGGGCCTGGACCGGCCTGCGCCGCCGTCACCTCACCATGGACCTGCCCATCGTCGTGGGCGCCACCACCACCTATCTGTACTCCCTCTACATCACGGTGACGCAGTCCGCGGTCGGTGAGGTGTACTGGGACACGGTGGTGAACTTCATGTTCATCATCCTCATCGGTCGCCATCTGGAATCGGTGTCCAAACGCCGGGCCATCGCCGCCACCCAGCGCCTGCTCGACCTGCAGCCGCGCGGCGCCACCGTGCTGCGCGACGGCGAGGAGCAGTTGCTGCCGATCCGCGCCGTGAAACCGGATGACGTGGTGTTGGTTAAGGCCGGCGATCGCATTCCGGTGGACGGCGTGGTGCTGGAGGGCCACAGCGCGGTGGACGAGGCCATGCTGTCGGGCGAGTCCCGTCCGGTGGACAAGGGTCCGGGTGACAAGGTTTCCGCCGGCACCATCAACATCCACAGCGCGCTCACCCTCAAGGTCAGCGCCACCCTCAAGAACACTGCTCTCGGACGCATCATCCGCCTGGTGGAAGAGGCCCAGGCCTCCAAGGCGCCGATCCAGTGCACCGCCGATCGCATCGTGCCCTGGTTCGTCGCCGTCACCCTGCTGCTCGGTACCCTGACCTTTGCCTACTGGTCGTTCTTCGATGTCGAAGTGGCCCTGCTCGCCGCCTGCTCGGTGCTGATCATCACCTGCCCCTGCGCCTTCGGCATGGCCACCCCCATGTCCATCGCCGTCGCCTCCGGCCTCGCGGCGCGCCACGGCATCCTGATCAAGAACGGCGCGGTACTGGAAACCCTGTCCCACATCACCCATTTCGTGTTCGACAAAACCGGCTCCCTCACCGAAGGACGCATGGCGGTGCAGGAACTGCACCCCGCCGTCGGCATCGACACCGACACGCTGTTGCTCAAGGCCGCCGCGGTGGAGCGCTATTCCGAGCACCACATCGCCCGCGCCATCGTCGAGGAGGCGCGCCAGCGCGGCATCAACCCGGCGGTACCGACCCTGATCGACTTCGCCAGCAGCGCCGGCCTCGGCGTGGTCGGACAGGTGGACGGCACAACGGTCCTGCTCGGTAACGAAACCTGGCTGGCACAGCACGGCATTACCCTGCCGGACGCCATGCTGAGCGACATCGGCGCACTGGAGCGGCGCGGCATCACCTGTATCCATGCCGCACTGGACGGACAGTACGCGGGCTTCATCGCCATCGCCGATCGCCTGCGCCCCGATGCCCGCGCGCTGGTCGACAGCCTGCGCAGCCAGGGCATCCGCATGACCCTGCTCTCCGGCGATCGGCGCCGCGTGGCCGAGGCCGTGGCCGAACAGCTCGGCGGCATGGAGGTGCTCGCTGAGGTGCTGCCGGAAGACAAGGATCGCGTCATCGCCGACTTGCAACGCCAGGGCGAACAGGTGGCGATGATCGGCGACGGTGTCAACGACGCTCCGGCGCTGATCCGCGCCAACGTCGGTATCGCCATCGGCTCCGGCACCGAGGTGTCGGCGGAAAGCGCCGACATCGTGCTGATCAGCAACGAGCTGGAGAAGGTCAACCTGGCCACCCGGCTGTCGCGCCGCACCCTGCGCACCATCCGCCAGAACATCGGTATCTCGCTGACCTACAACGTGATCATGGTGCCGCTGGCGATGGCGGCCTTCGTGACACCGCTGGTGGCCGCCATCTCCATGCCGATCAGTTCGCTGCTGGTCATCGGCAACGCCGCACGCATCCGCACCCTGTTCGCCCACCGGCGCGAACTGGGCGACTGA
- the pip gene encoding prolyl aminopeptidase: MHILYPELQPYVIHSLAVEPPHILYVEECGNPAGLPVLFVHGGPGAGCEDYHRRFFDPERYRIVLFDQRGCGRSTPHASLENNTTQALVADMERIREHLGIARWVLFGGSWGSTLSLVYAETHPERVLGLILRGIFLCRPHEIHWFYQEGASRLFPDLWESFLAPIPASERGDLLAAYYRRLTSDNELERMAAAKAWSLWEGRTATLRPSQAVIDHFGNPFVALSLARIEAHYFTHDSFLRPNQILADAPRLHGIPGAIVHGRYDVICPIENAWELHKAWPEAELTIVPDAGHSASERGTTEALLQATDAMARRYA, from the coding sequence ATGCACATTCTCTATCCCGAACTGCAACCTTATGTCATCCACAGCCTGGCCGTGGAGCCGCCCCATATCCTGTATGTCGAGGAGTGCGGCAACCCGGCGGGCCTGCCGGTGCTGTTCGTCCACGGCGGGCCGGGTGCCGGTTGTGAGGATTATCACCGCCGCTTTTTCGATCCGGAACGCTACCGCATCGTCCTGTTCGATCAACGCGGCTGTGGCCGCTCCACGCCGCATGCCTCTTTGGAGAACAACACCACCCAGGCCCTGGTGGCCGACATGGAGCGCATCCGCGAACACCTCGGCATCGCGCGCTGGGTGCTGTTCGGTGGCTCCTGGGGTTCCACCCTGAGCCTGGTGTATGCCGAAACCCATCCCGAACGGGTGCTGGGACTGATCCTGCGCGGCATCTTTCTGTGCCGGCCCCATGAAATCCACTGGTTCTACCAGGAGGGCGCCAGCCGCCTGTTCCCCGATCTGTGGGAGTCGTTCTTGGCCCCGATCCCTGCCAGCGAACGCGGCGATCTGCTCGCCGCCTATTACCGCCGCCTGACCAGCGACAACGAGCTGGAGCGCATGGCGGCGGCCAAGGCCTGGTCGCTGTGGGAAGGACGCACGGCGACCCTGCGCCCGAGTCAGGCGGTGATCGACCATTTCGGCAACCCCTTTGTCGCCCTCAGCCTGGCGCGCATCGAGGCCCACTATTTCACGCACGACAGCTTTCTACGCCCCAACCAGATCCTGGCCGATGCCCCGCGCCTGCACGGCATCCCCGGCGCCATCGTCCATGGCCGCTACGACGTGATCTGCCCCATCGAAAACGCTTGGGAACTGCACAAGGCCTGGCCCGAGGCCGAGCTCACCATCGTCCCCGATGCCGGCCACTCGGCCAGCGAGCGCGGCACCACTGAAGCCCTGTTGCAGGCCACCGACGCCATGGCGAGGCGCTACGCATGA
- a CDS encoding VIT1/CCC1 transporter family protein translates to MAAYDSWHEEMQSAWLYRVLAGVETDGGKRALFNALAAAAEDQACIWERQMAADGEDVPTGFAPTQRARLVAALLRRLGPRAIRPVLAAMKVRGISVYGAAMPGHPMPTTVEQVGGRHRGVGSGGNLRAAVFGVNDGLVSNTALIMGVAGATADTAFILTSGVAGLLAGALSMAAGEYISMRSQREMFEYQIGLEREELAEYPAEETEELALIYHARGVPLERARELAAALMQDPTHALDTLAREELGLNPDDLGSPWGAAASSFAAFTAGAVLPLLPFLLPLGMPPVPTAASLAVLGLFAVGATLSLFTGRGALRSGLRMVLIGGGAGVVTYLIGMLLGVSLA, encoded by the coding sequence ATGGCTGCATACGACAGTTGGCACGAGGAGATGCAGTCGGCCTGGCTGTACCGGGTGCTGGCCGGGGTGGAAACCGACGGTGGCAAGCGCGCGCTGTTCAACGCGCTGGCGGCGGCGGCGGAAGATCAGGCGTGCATCTGGGAGCGGCAGATGGCAGCGGATGGTGAGGACGTGCCAACGGGCTTCGCGCCGACACAGCGCGCACGACTGGTGGCAGCTCTCTTGCGCCGGCTGGGACCGCGTGCCATCCGCCCGGTGCTGGCGGCGATGAAGGTGCGCGGCATCTCGGTGTATGGCGCCGCCATGCCCGGCCATCCCATGCCCACCACGGTGGAACAGGTGGGCGGGCGCCACCGCGGCGTGGGCAGCGGCGGCAACCTGCGCGCGGCGGTGTTCGGTGTCAATGACGGTCTGGTATCCAACACCGCCCTGATCATGGGCGTGGCCGGTGCCACCGCGGATACCGCCTTCATCCTGACTTCCGGCGTCGCCGGCCTGCTCGCGGGCGCGCTGTCCATGGCCGCCGGCGAATACATTTCCATGCGCTCCCAGCGCGAGATGTTCGAGTATCAGATCGGTCTGGAACGGGAGGAGCTGGCGGAATATCCGGCGGAGGAGACCGAGGAGCTGGCGCTGATCTACCATGCGCGCGGCGTGCCTTTGGAGCGGGCGCGCGAGCTGGCGGCGGCGCTGATGCAGGATCCGACGCATGCCCTGGATACCCTGGCGCGGGAGGAGCTGGGCCTCAATCCCGACGACCTCGGCTCTCCCTGGGGCGCCGCCGCCTCGTCCTTTGCCGCCTTCACGGCGGGCGCGGTCCTGCCCCTGCTGCCCTTTCTGCTGCCGCTGGGGATGCCGCCGGTGCCCACCGCCGCCAGCCTGGCCGTGCTGGGCCTGTTCGCGGTCGGTGCCACCCTGAGTCTGTTCACCGGACGTGGCGCCCTGCGCTCCGGCCTGCGCATGGTGCTCATCGGTGGCGGTGCCGGCGTGGTGACCTACCTCATCGGCATGCTGCTGGGTGTCAGCCTGGCCTGA
- the ccoS gene encoding cbb3-type cytochrome oxidase assembly protein CcoS, with protein sequence MEVIYSLIPAMIFLGLAMVVVLVWAIRRGQYEDLEGDAHRILHDDDDPNLPVEMRGRKEKATRSDKVMPDTDED encoded by the coding sequence ATGGAAGTGATCTACAGCCTGATCCCCGCCATGATCTTCCTGGGTCTCGCCATGGTAGTGGTGCTGGTGTGGGCGATACGACGGGGCCAATACGAGGATCTGGAGGGCGATGCCCACCGTATCCTGCACGACGACGACGACCCCAATCTACCGGTGGAGATGCGCGGGCGGAAAGAGAAGGCGACACGCAGCGACAAGGTGATGCCGGACACCGACGAGGACTGA